The Bacteroidales bacterium genome includes the window ACGTCTTAATGTAGTTTCTAAATATAAATAGTTTTTGTATCCAAAAGAAGCATCAGCATAAACACCGTTAACTCCAATTGTAGTTGCTAATTCTCTTACTGAAAGAGGATCGTGACTGTTTCTTAATGAATATAAACCCGGAACTACTAAGCCGCCATTGGTTGCAGTAATAATCCTGTTATATTCTGTACGTCTGATATTGTTTCCTATAATACCTTTAAAACTTATATCTTCAGAAATATTTTTATTGAAATTCAACATTACATCATAGTTATATTCAGTGAAAGTAATATCTCTTCTTAAATAACCAGATTCCTGTTTATTTCTGCCACCACTACCATCGGTGGTAGTACCTATACCAAACTCGCTGGCGATACTTCCAACAGCTCTTCTTTCTTCCTGAGATTCATTGTATGAATCGCCTGCAACTCTTCCGAATATATCAAACCAGTCATTTACTTTGTAATCTAATGACATATTTCCTGTAATACGATTTCTTCCATCATTTTCGTAGTTTTCATAACGAGTCCAGTAATAATTGTCCCAATAAGCAGGTACCGGATCTATAGGATCGCAGTTCCATGTAACATTTCTGCCTGTTTTATCATAAGCATCCCACTGGTCTTTCATGTCAACATTTGTTTCCATCCACTGACGGAATGAAGTGCAAATATTATCACTATATCCGGTAGAGTTACGGCCTGTAGCTTTTTGTGTAAGATAATTTGCAGAACCGGCTGCAGTTAATTTATCCGTTACTTTCCAACTTCCACTCAAATAGATATTATCTTTTATTAATTCACTATTTGGCATTAAGCCTTTTTGATTATAATTAGTATATGAAAGCCTGTATGAACCTACAGTTGTTGTGTTGTCAATAGATACTGTATTAGTAAATGTAATAGGATGATTAAAGAAAGTAACCGGACCATTTTCTGCGGCTACCCAAGGAGTAGCTTTAAGATAATTAGGTGATTCCGGATCTACAGCATCCCATTGGTATACTAAAAGATTTTCGTCAAATTTAGGACCGTATGAAGCATCATCTATAGTATTTGCCCATTGTTCATCAATACCATCGCCATTTAAATCTGCCGAAGTCCAATAATCACCATAACCTGCACCATAATTTTTCTGGTAAGTTGGGAAAGTTGTTTTATCTACGAAACCTACAGTAATTCCAGAGTTTAATGTAACTCCAATCCCTTTTTTTCCAACTTTGCTTCCTGATCCTTTTTTAGTAGTAATCATGATTACACCATTTGCAGCGCGTGAGCCGTAAAGAGCTGTAGCGGCAGCACCTTTAAGAACGTTGATTGATTCAATGTCATCAGGATTAATATCTGATGCGGCGTTACCATAATCGAATCCTTGTCCGGCCTGTTGCTGTGATGTTGTGTTTGAAACATCATTACTAATAGGAACACCATCAACAACAAATAAAGCCTGGTTGTTTCCGGTTAGTGATTTAGCACCACGAATCTGGATATTTGTAGATCCTCCAATATTAGTAGTCTTTTTTACTTGTACTCCAGATATCTTACCGGAAAGAGAATTGACAAAGTTATCGGTTTTAACCGTATTTACTAAGTCTCCCTTTAATTCCTGAGTAGCATAACCCAGAGATTTTTTTTCTCTTGTAATACCCAGAGCTGTAACAACAACTCCTTCAAGGTTGGTCGCACTTGATTCGAGCGCTACATTAATTGTAGTTTGTGTACCAATTTCTACTTCTTGGCTTTTCATTCCAACAAATGAAAAAACCAAAGTTGTTGCTGTTGCAGGCACGCTGAGTTTATACTCTCCCGAAATATCAGTGATTGTTCCGGTTGTTGTGCCTTTTACTGCAACGGTTACTCCAGGTAATGCGCTACCATCTTCTTTGCTGGTAACCTTCCCCGTAATAGTCTTTTGAGCCATCGCAAACGTAAAGCTCAAAAGAAAAACTCCCAGTAAAAGGATAATTTTTCTCATAGTGTTTGATTTTAGTTAAAAATTAAATTGATGTTGGGGCAAATATAAATGATATTTATTAGTTAAAAAAAATAAATTGATTAAATTTTTAACAATGGGGGTAATATTTTTTGTTAATAAAAATTTTAAAACCGTTTAGAATTTATGGTTTTTCATCTATTTTTTAAAATGATTCATCGTAATTTATGGAATATTTACTTTTTCGGTATTTTCAGTTTTTTTGTTTTCGGTCAATTTGCGAAAATATTTTTTCTGAAATAAAATTAAAAGTATAACTCCCGTGGTAATGCTGGCATCAGAAATATTAAATACCGGGCGGAAAAAAATAAATTCCTCACCTTGCCAAAAGGGGAACCAACCGGGATAATGACTTTGTATTATAGGGAAATATAACATATCTACTACTTTGCCGTGAAGGAAGCTACCGTAACCGCCGCCTTCAGGAAGTAACTGTGCTACCTGAAAGTAACTATCGTTGAAAATCATTCCATAAAAAGCGCTGTCGAGAATATTTCCTATTGCTCCTGCAAAAATGAATGATAAGCTTATGGCTAATCCAGTCGTAATCTCTTTCTTTTTTGCTTTACTGAATAAATACCATCCAATTACAGCAACAGCAATTATTCGAAAAATACTTAGGAATAATTTTCCGTAATTACCTGCAAACTCCATCCCGAAAGCCATTCCATTATTCTCTGTGAAATGTATAATAAACCAATTTCCAAAGACATGATACTCCTGTCCAAGGTACATGTTGGTTTTTATCCAGAATTTTAAAACCTGATCAACAAACAGAACAAGAAAAATAACCAGAAATGATTTTTTCAGCACAAGATAAAATTTTAACGGTATTCAATAATTTATAGTTATTTATCTTTTTTGGGGTTGTTGCAGTTTTGCTTCTATACTCATGGTTGCATGAGGTACAACGCGTAAACGTTCTTTTGGAATAAGCCTGCCTGTAACACGGCATATACCATAAGTTTTGTTTTCAATGCGTATTAGAGCATTTTCCAAATCGCGAATAAATTTTTTCTGGCGTGCAGCAAGTTGACTGTTTTCTTCTTTTGACAATACATTTGAACCTTCTTCAAGAACTTTGAAAGTTGGAGAAGTATCATTTGTATCATTTTCGTTTTTTGTAGTGTATGCTTCTGTTAATAAAGCAAGATCGCGATGCGCTTCTTCCAGTTTATCTAGAATAATTTTTTTGAACTCCATCAGTTCTTCGTCAGTATATCTTACCTTTTCTACTACAGCATCATCGATTTTTTTCTGTTTCATTTCCGGCTGAATTGCTTTCTTCGTCTCTTTCTTCATTTCTTTTCTTTCAACTTTATTTACAACAACTTTCTTTTCAATTTTTGGAGTAACCTGCAATTTTTTTTCTTTTTCTTGTTTTTTAGGTAATACAGGTTTTTTAATATTTTTCTTTTCTACTTTTTTAACAACAACTTTTTTTACTGCTTTAGAAATAACTTTTTTCTTCACAGGTTTTTTAGTTACCGCTTTTTTAATAACCTTTTTAGCAGTTTTTTTTACTGGTGCTGCCTTTTTTACAACTTTTTTAGTAGCGTTATTTTTCTTCACTTCCTTGCCTGACCGACCGGCAGGTTTATTCTTTTTCACTATAACAGCCTTACCTTTAATTTGTTTTTTCTTTTGCATGGTATGGTCGTTTAAAATTAATATTAAACTTTTTTTACAAGTATTTTTGTTGAAATATCGT containing:
- a CDS encoding SusC/RagA family TonB-linked outer membrane protein, encoding MRKIILLLGVFLLSFTFAMAQKTITGKVTSKEDGSALPGVTVAVKGTTTGTITDISGEYKLSVPATATTLVFSFVGMKSQEVEIGTQTTINVALESSATNLEGVVVTALGITREKKSLGYATQELKGDLVNTVKTDNFVNSLSGKISGVQVKKTTNIGGSTNIQIRGAKSLTGNNQALFVVDGVPISNDVSNTTSQQQAGQGFDYGNAASDINPDDIESINVLKGAAATALYGSRAANGVIMITTKKGSGSKVGKKGIGVTLNSGITVGFVDKTTFPTYQKNYGAGYGDYWTSADLNGDGIDEQWANTIDDASYGPKFDENLLVYQWDAVDPESPNYLKATPWVAAENGPVTFFNHPITFTNTVSIDNTTTVGSYRLSYTNYNQKGLMPNSELIKDNIYLSGSWKVTDKLTAAGSANYLTQKATGRNSTGYSDNICTSFRQWMETNVDMKDQWDAYDKTGRNVTWNCDPIDPVPAYWDNYYWTRYENYENDGRNRITGNMSLDYKVNDWFDIFGRVAGDSYNESQEERRAVGSIASEFGIGTTTDGSGGRNKQESGYLRRDITFTEYNYDVMLNFNKNISEDISFKGIIGNNIRRTEYNRIITATNGGLVVPGLYSLRNSHDPLSVRELATTIGVNGVYADASFGYKNYLYLETTLRRDHSSTLPVDKSKYYYPSISSNFVFSEFTKKLTWLSFGKVRLNYAQVGNGADFDQLTDNYAAVTPFYSPIYDVPSTKKNPELRPEMTKSIEGGLEMNFLGRRVGFDLAIYKTNTIDQILPMAISTATGYALEVVNAGNLQNSGIELTLNGTPVKQKNFKWDINVNWTKNHNKVLELMEGVDNLQLGSYQGGVTINAMVGEPYGVIYGTDYTYINGEKVLDPETGAPIATETSDNIIGNINPDWTGGISNTFTYKNWAFSFLVDIQKGGDIFSLDMYYGLATGLYPETDYTNDLGNPVRDPLDFNQYDADGNGIVSGGYTAASGGYIIDGVNPDGSINQTRIDAYNFGGFGYGSYPNKEFVYDASYVKLREVSLSYTLPSDKLSKCFITGATFSLIASNPWIIFKNLPYADPESGLGAGNLQGYTIGSLPSTRDFSFNVKLNF
- a CDS encoding lipoprotein signal peptidase, with translation MLKKSFLVIFLVLFVDQVLKFWIKTNMYLGQEYHVFGNWFIIHFTENNGMAFGMEFAGNYGKLFLSIFRIIAVAVIGWYLFSKAKKKEITTGLAISLSFIFAGAIGNILDSAFYGMIFNDSYFQVAQLLPEGGGYGSFLHGKVVDMLYFPIIQSHYPGWFPFWQGEEFIFFRPVFNISDASITTGVILLILFQKKYFRKLTENKKTENTEKVNIP
- a CDS encoding TraR/DksA C4-type zinc finger protein, which codes for MKQKKIDDAVVEKVRYTDEELMEFKKIILDKLEEAHRDLALLTEAYTTKNENDTNDTSPTFKVLEEGSNVLSKEENSQLAARQKKFIRDLENALIRIENKTYGICRVTGRLIPKERLRVVPHATMSIEAKLQQPQKR